A genome region from Nocardia sp. NBC_01730 includes the following:
- a CDS encoding alpha-1,4-glucan--maltose-1-phosphate maltosyltransferase: MTGRIAIDDTAPSIAGGRPAKAVVGEVFPVRTVVWREGHDAVAATLVVRSPGASRPVRIRMTPDHEPDVFNATFTPNLPGAWTYRIEGWSDPLATWRSAVEAKLAVGQSAADLANDLELGARLFDRAAQAVPKKQFERLRAVAAALRSDEQLPARVAPAFTDEVGDILRAAPLRDLVTRGPQHTVQVERQRALYGSWYEFFPRSTGGRDATGRPIHGTFATAAKELPRIAAMGFDVVYLPPIHPIGEVNRKGRNNALVAEPGDVGSPWAIGSKHGGHDAIHPELGTEADFADFVSAATRLGLEVALDLALQCAPDHPWVQAHPEWFTTLPDGTIAYAENPPKKYQDIYPVNFDNDPDGLYAEVLRVVRHWIGLGVKIFRVDNPHTKPADFWEWLITNVRRTDPDVIFLSEAFTRPARLYGLARRGFSQSYTYFTWRIAKWELAEFGNELAAKADEARPNLFVNTPDILHESLQHGGPGMFAVRAVLAATLAPTWGVYSGFELFEHQAVRPGSEEYLDSEKYELRPRPFTEALAHGESLEPWITRLNEIRRAHPALQQLRCLHFHHVDNDALLAYSKIDPASGDAVLVVVNLNPFGAEWGMISLDLPAIGREWHDHPAVHDEVSGEQYHWAQTNYVRLDPAHAVAHILTLPAVPQQARSELIHRRTLR, translated from the coding sequence GACCGGCCGCATCGCTATCGATGACACTGCCCCGTCCATCGCAGGCGGTCGGCCCGCCAAGGCCGTGGTCGGCGAGGTGTTCCCGGTGCGTACCGTCGTGTGGCGGGAGGGCCACGACGCCGTCGCGGCCACGCTGGTGGTCCGGTCGCCTGGCGCGTCACGTCCGGTCCGGATCCGGATGACGCCGGATCACGAGCCCGACGTGTTCAACGCGACCTTCACACCGAACCTGCCCGGCGCGTGGACCTACCGCATCGAAGGCTGGAGCGACCCCCTCGCCACCTGGCGATCGGCGGTGGAGGCAAAGCTGGCCGTCGGGCAGAGCGCAGCCGACCTGGCCAACGACTTGGAGCTCGGCGCCCGGCTGTTCGATCGCGCGGCACAGGCCGTACCGAAGAAGCAGTTCGAGCGGCTGCGGGCGGTCGCAGCGGCGCTGCGCAGCGACGAGCAGCTGCCCGCGCGAGTGGCTCCGGCCTTCACCGACGAGGTCGGCGATATTCTCCGGGCCGCTCCCCTGCGCGACCTGGTCACCCGCGGACCACAGCACACCGTGCAGGTCGAGCGGCAACGCGCGCTCTACGGATCCTGGTACGAGTTCTTCCCACGCTCGACCGGCGGTCGCGACGCCACCGGTAGGCCGATCCACGGCACCTTCGCCACCGCGGCCAAGGAGTTGCCGCGCATCGCCGCCATGGGCTTCGACGTGGTGTACCTGCCGCCGATCCACCCGATCGGCGAGGTGAATCGCAAGGGTCGCAACAACGCGCTGGTCGCCGAGCCCGGCGATGTCGGCTCGCCGTGGGCGATCGGCTCGAAGCACGGCGGCCATGACGCCATCCATCCCGAGCTCGGCACCGAAGCCGACTTCGCTGACTTCGTCTCCGCGGCAACACGACTCGGCCTCGAAGTGGCGCTCGATCTCGCGCTGCAATGCGCACCGGACCATCCGTGGGTCCAGGCACACCCGGAATGGTTCACCACCCTGCCGGACGGCACCATCGCCTATGCCGAGAACCCGCCGAAGAAATACCAGGACATCTACCCGGTCAACTTCGACAACGACCCCGACGGCCTGTACGCCGAGGTCCTGCGCGTGGTGCGGCACTGGATCGGATTGGGCGTCAAGATCTTCCGGGTGGACAACCCGCACACCAAGCCCGCCGACTTCTGGGAGTGGCTGATCACGAACGTGCGCCGCACCGACCCGGACGTGATCTTCCTGTCCGAGGCGTTTACCCGCCCGGCCCGGCTGTACGGCCTGGCGCGGCGCGGATTCAGCCAGTCCTACACATATTTCACCTGGCGTATTGCGAAGTGGGAACTGGCCGAGTTCGGCAACGAGCTGGCCGCGAAGGCCGACGAGGCCCGGCCGAACCTGTTCGTGAACACCCCGGACATCCTGCACGAAAGCCTCCAGCACGGCGGACCCGGCATGTTCGCCGTCCGCGCGGTCCTGGCCGCCACCCTCGCACCGACCTGGGGCGTCTACTCCGGCTTCGAGCTGTTCGAGCACCAGGCGGTGCGCCCGGGCAGCGAGGAGTATCTCGACTCGGAGAAATACGAGCTGCGCCCGCGCCCGTTCACCGAGGCGCTGGCGCACGGAGAATCGCTGGAGCCGTGGATCACCCGGCTCAACGAGATCCGTCGCGCGCACCCCGCCCTGCAGCAGTTGCGCTGCCTGCACTTCCACCACGTGGACAACGATGCGCTGCTCGCCTACTCCAAAATCGACCCGGCCAGTGGCGACGCGGTACTGGTTGTGGTGAACCTGAACCCGTTCGGCGCCGAATGGGGCATGATCTCGCTGGACCTGCCCGCCATCGGCCGCGAGTGGCACGACCACCCGGCGGTGCACGATGAGGTCAGCGGCGAGCAATATCACTGGGCCCAAACCAATTACGTGCGCTTGGATCCCGCGCACGCCGTCGCGCACATCCTCACCCTGCCCGCGGTACCGCAGCAGGCCCGCAGCGAACTGATTCATCGCAGGACGCTGCGATGA